A single genomic interval of Asinibacterium sp. OR53 harbors:
- a CDS encoding NarK family nitrate/nitrite MFS transporter, which yields MSLNNNQPLTKLNIFSFKGIQMRSFHITWFTFFVCFFGWFGLAPLMPTIKEDLHLDKSQIGNVVIASVSGTIIARLLIGKLCDIWGPRKTYTALLLLGAIPVMCVGFAHDYTSFLLFRLAISVVGASFVITQFHTSMMFAPQIKGTANAVAGGWGNLGGGVTNMIMPVIFAVIVGMGYTKQEAWRYAMIIPGSLMLIAAFLYYFFTKDTPAGNFDEIERAPKVKGAKNYSVLKDWRVWSLALAYAVCFGMEITFDNVAALHFVQEYKLSQGTAGLCAGLFGFMNLFARALGGLFADKVGKAYGLWGKGILLSLVLLLEGFGLILFAKSGSFGMAIFFMIFFALFLKMANGTTYAITPFINEKNIGLVSGIVGAGGNVGGMLFGFLFKAKGITYLDAFSYIGMIVIGVSLIVLITRFSKEEKRVRVKMAMEYR from the coding sequence ATGTCACTCAACAATAATCAACCACTCACCAAACTCAATATCTTTTCCTTTAAAGGAATCCAGATGCGTAGTTTTCATATTACGTGGTTCACTTTTTTCGTTTGCTTCTTCGGATGGTTTGGCCTTGCGCCTTTGATGCCCACCATCAAGGAAGACCTTCACCTCGATAAATCTCAAATAGGCAATGTGGTCATTGCATCGGTATCGGGTACTATTATTGCCCGTTTGCTGATCGGTAAATTGTGCGATATATGGGGCCCAAGAAAAACCTATACTGCTTTGTTGTTGCTGGGCGCTATTCCTGTGATGTGCGTGGGTTTTGCGCACGACTATACTTCATTCCTGTTGTTCCGCCTGGCCATCAGCGTTGTGGGCGCCTCTTTTGTAATCACCCAATTTCATACTTCCATGATGTTTGCCCCGCAGATCAAAGGAACGGCCAATGCTGTGGCCGGTGGATGGGGTAACCTGGGCGGAGGTGTTACCAATATGATCATGCCGGTAATATTCGCCGTTATTGTTGGAATGGGCTATACCAAACAGGAAGCCTGGCGTTATGCGATGATCATTCCGGGTTCATTGATGCTCATCGCCGCATTCCTCTATTATTTTTTTACTAAAGACACACCTGCCGGAAATTTTGATGAAATAGAAAGAGCGCCGAAAGTTAAGGGAGCAAAAAATTACAGCGTGCTGAAAGACTGGCGTGTATGGTCGCTCGCACTCGCTTATGCGGTGTGTTTTGGCATGGAGATCACATTCGACAATGTAGCGGCGCTCCATTTTGTGCAGGAATACAAACTCAGCCAGGGAACCGCCGGTTTATGTGCGGGCTTATTCGGATTCATGAACCTCTTTGCAAGAGCGCTTGGCGGACTATTTGCCGACAAAGTAGGCAAAGCCTATGGTTTGTGGGGAAAGGGTATTCTTTTGTCGCTGGTACTGCTGCTGGAAGGATTCGGCCTGATCCTGTTTGCCAAATCGGGTTCTTTTGGTATGGCCATTTTCTTCATGATCTTTTTTGCACTCTTCCTTAAAATGGCCAACGGTACAACTTATGCCATTACACCTTTCATCAACGAAAAGAATATAGGACTGGTGAGCGGTATCGTAGGTGCCGGAGGCAATGTAGGTGGTATGTTGTTCGGATTCCTGTTCAAAGCCAAAGGCATTACTTACCTGGATGCATTCAGTTATATTGGAATGATCGTTATTGGTGTATCACTGATAGTGCTGATAACCAGGTTCTCCAAAGAAGAAAAACGGGTTCGGGTAAAAATGGCTATGGAATACAGATGA
- the nirD gene encoding nitrite reductase small subunit NirD: MTEMETMAWFHACSVEDVPTNGGVCVKYGEEQIALYHFTRRNEWYATQNECPHRRQMVLSRGMIGSQNDVPKVACPFHKKTFSLVTGECLSDDECSIRTYPVKIEGGHVFIGVEGIV, encoded by the coding sequence ATGACAGAAATGGAAACAATGGCATGGTTCCATGCCTGCAGCGTAGAAGATGTTCCCACCAACGGGGGCGTATGCGTGAAGTACGGCGAAGAGCAAATAGCGCTCTATCATTTTACCCGTCGCAATGAATGGTATGCTACACAGAATGAATGTCCGCACCGCCGCCAGATGGTATTGAGCAGGGGTATGATCGGTTCGCAAAACGATGTACCCAAAGTGGCTTGCCCCTTTCATAAGAAAACATTTTCACTGGTAACGGGTGAATGCCTTAGCGACGACGAATGCTCCATCCGTACCTATCCCGTGAAAATAGAAGGAGGCCATGTGTTCATTGGGGTGGAGGGGATCGTGTAA
- the nirB gene encoding nitrite reductase large subunit NirB: MRVVVVGNGMVGYKFCEKLVAKNTHGQFELTVFGEESRPAYDRVHLSEFFSGKSAEDLSMASADWYFSNNIQLHLGDPVQKIDRDHKTVYSHKGLEIHYDYLVLATGSSAFVPPIPGVEKNGVFIYRTIEDLELMKAWAGRARKGAVIGGGLLGLEAAKALLDLGIADTSVIEFAPRLMPRQVDELGSQLLQSKLEALGLTIYTAKNTSAILGEEAITGLSFADGSILESDMLVISAGIKPRDELAKAAGLLTGSRGGIVVNDLLQTSDPAIYAIGECALHNEMIYGLVAPGYEMAEVVVGQLTDSEKTFAGFDMSTKLKLIGVDVASFGNPFINDGATRTIVFNDGINGVYKRVNISADGKQLLGGILVGDAEQYNMLLQTCKNKIVLPPNPEDIILGARGGESQEAGVLSLPDDAYICSCESVTKGAICKAVENGEETVDAIKKCTKAGTGCGGCLPMVKDLVNHTLKAQGKYIRNVICEHFHYSRQELYDLVKLHELKSYEDVLNKLGTGDGCELCKPSVASILASLWNEMILKKGNDTAQDSNDRFLANIQKGGTYSVVPRIPGGEITPDKLIVIGQVAKKYHLYTKITGGQRIDLFGAHLSDLPLIWEELIDAGFESGHAYGKALRTVKSCVGSTWCRFGLHDSVSFAIRVEERYRGLRAPHKIKSAVSGCIRECAEAQSKDFGIIATEKGWNLYVCGNGGSKPQHALLLATDLDEATCIRFIDRFLMFYIKTADPLTRTATWLNKMEGGIDYLRNVVVNDSLGIAAKLEEEMQLLVDSYKCEWKEAIENPEIRKRFNHFINAPEEKDPSITFEKMRDQKRAREWK, encoded by the coding sequence ATGAGAGTAGTGGTAGTAGGCAACGGTATGGTAGGCTATAAGTTTTGCGAAAAACTGGTAGCTAAAAACACCCATGGTCAGTTCGAATTGACCGTATTCGGGGAAGAAAGCCGCCCCGCTTATGATAGGGTGCACCTCAGCGAGTTTTTTTCCGGCAAATCTGCCGAAGACCTTTCCATGGCATCCGCCGATTGGTACTTTTCCAACAACATCCAGCTTCATTTGGGAGATCCTGTACAGAAGATCGACCGTGATCATAAAACGGTGTATTCCCACAAAGGCCTGGAAATTCATTATGATTACCTGGTTTTGGCTACCGGCTCATCGGCCTTTGTACCCCCCATACCGGGAGTGGAAAAAAACGGTGTATTCATATATAGGACGATCGAAGACCTGGAGTTAATGAAAGCATGGGCAGGCAGGGCCAGGAAAGGTGCTGTGATCGGTGGTGGCCTTCTGGGATTGGAAGCGGCCAAAGCCTTGCTCGACCTGGGCATCGCTGATACCAGCGTGATAGAATTTGCACCCCGCCTGATGCCCCGCCAGGTGGATGAACTGGGGTCGCAATTGTTGCAATCAAAACTGGAAGCCCTGGGGCTTACCATCTATACTGCTAAAAACACATCGGCTATCCTGGGTGAAGAAGCAATAACCGGTCTCTCATTCGCAGACGGGTCCATCCTTGAATCCGATATGCTGGTTATTTCGGCGGGAATCAAACCCAGGGACGAGCTGGCCAAAGCTGCCGGATTGCTCACCGGTTCGCGTGGTGGTATTGTAGTGAATGATTTATTGCAAACATCCGATCCTGCTATCTATGCCATCGGTGAATGCGCGCTGCATAATGAAATGATCTACGGACTTGTTGCACCTGGTTATGAAATGGCCGAAGTGGTGGTGGGGCAACTGACCGATAGTGAAAAAACTTTTGCCGGTTTTGACATGAGCACCAAACTCAAGCTAATCGGCGTTGATGTGGCCAGCTTTGGAAATCCTTTTATCAATGATGGTGCAACAAGAACCATTGTGTTTAATGATGGCATCAATGGTGTTTACAAGAGAGTGAACATTAGTGCAGATGGCAAACAACTCCTGGGTGGTATTCTTGTAGGCGATGCTGAACAATACAATATGTTGCTGCAGACCTGCAAGAATAAAATCGTATTGCCTCCCAATCCCGAAGACATCATCCTGGGTGCAAGAGGCGGAGAATCGCAGGAAGCTGGTGTATTGAGTCTACCCGATGACGCTTATATATGCAGTTGCGAGAGTGTGACCAAAGGAGCTATCTGCAAAGCAGTAGAAAATGGCGAGGAAACAGTGGATGCTATCAAAAAATGCACGAAAGCCGGAACGGGCTGTGGTGGTTGTTTGCCCATGGTCAAAGACCTGGTGAATCATACATTAAAAGCACAGGGTAAATATATCCGCAATGTTATCTGCGAGCATTTCCATTACAGCCGCCAGGAATTGTACGACCTGGTGAAATTGCACGAATTGAAAAGCTATGAAGATGTGTTGAATAAACTGGGAACAGGCGATGGCTGCGAATTATGTAAACCTTCGGTGGCTTCCATCCTGGCCAGCCTGTGGAATGAAATGATCCTGAAAAAAGGAAACGATACCGCGCAGGACAGCAACGACCGTTTCCTGGCCAATATACAGAAAGGGGGTACTTATTCTGTAGTACCACGTATACCCGGCGGTGAGATCACGCCCGATAAGTTGATCGTGATAGGCCAGGTAGCTAAGAAATATCATCTCTATACCAAAATAACAGGCGGTCAGCGCATTGACCTTTTCGGAGCGCATTTATCAGACCTGCCGCTGATATGGGAAGAACTGATCGACGCCGGTTTTGAAAGCGGACATGCTTATGGAAAAGCGCTGCGTACCGTTAAGAGTTGTGTGGGCAGCACCTGGTGCCGGTTCGGTTTGCACGACAGCGTAAGTTTTGCTATTCGTGTTGAAGAAAGATACCGGGGACTCCGGGCTCCGCATAAGATCAAATCTGCAGTTTCGGGATGTATACGTGAATGTGCCGAAGCGCAGAGTAAAGACTTTGGCATCATTGCCACAGAAAAAGGATGGAATCTCTATGTATGTGGTAACGGTGGCTCCAAACCGCAACATGCTTTATTGCTGGCAACTGATCTTGATGAAGCAACCTGTATCCGTTTCATCGACCGTTTCCTGATGTTCTATATCAAAACTGCCGATCCCTTAACAAGAACCGCTACCTGGCTGAATAAAATGGAAGGCGGTATCGACTATCTCAGAAATGTAGTGGTTAATGACAGCCTGGGCATTGCAGCAAAGCTGGAAGAAGAAATGCAGTTATTGGTAGACAGCTATAAGTGCGAATGGAAAGAAGCGATCGAAAATCCGGAAATAAGAAAACGATTCAACCATTTTATAAACGCCCCGGAAGAAAAAGATCCCAGTATCACTTTTGAAAAAATGAGGGATCAGAAAAGGGCCAGAGAATGGAAATAA
- the cobA gene encoding uroporphyrinogen-III C-methyltransferase translates to MKISIPSLYLVGAGPGDPELITLKAVKVLRKAEVVLYDALANESLLDYTPAGCIRQFVGKRYGCHALSQEEINQLILEYGGIYQHIVRLKGGDPFVFGRATEEISIAKAAGMNIELIPGISSALAVPATQLIPLTCRGINESFWVTTGTTRTGEVSADIQWAAQSSATVVILMAMSKLEIIMEAFSYYGKRDTPVAIIQNGTTATEKIVIGTVKDIFFKAQYAGISNPAIIVVGEVVKLHPSLLKEELIHQLTAAPTE, encoded by the coding sequence ATGAAAATATCAATACCTTCACTTTATCTGGTAGGGGCAGGGCCGGGAGATCCGGAACTAATTACCTTAAAGGCTGTCAAAGTCCTCCGGAAAGCAGAAGTCGTCTTATATGATGCCCTGGCCAATGAAAGCCTGCTCGATTATACCCCTGCGGGCTGTATCCGACAGTTCGTTGGCAAAAGATATGGTTGTCACGCATTGTCGCAGGAGGAAATCAACCAGTTGATCCTGGAATATGGCGGCATTTATCAGCACATTGTAAGGCTGAAAGGCGGCGACCCCTTTGTATTCGGAAGGGCTACGGAAGAGATCAGCATAGCAAAAGCCGCCGGCATGAACATAGAACTCATCCCGGGAATATCCAGCGCACTGGCAGTACCAGCAACACAATTGATTCCCCTTACCTGCCGGGGTATCAATGAAAGTTTCTGGGTTACCACCGGAACCACCCGCACAGGAGAAGTATCGGCCGATATACAATGGGCTGCACAATCCTCTGCAACGGTTGTAATACTGATGGCCATGAGTAAACTCGAAATCATCATGGAAGCATTCAGTTATTATGGTAAAAGGGACACCCCTGTTGCGATCATACAGAATGGTACCACGGCAACCGAAAAAATCGTGATCGGTACAGTAAAAGATATTTTTTTCAAAGCCCAGTATGCCGGCATAAGCAATCCGGCAATAATAGTGGTAGGGGAAGTGGTGAAGCTGCACCCCTCTTTATTGAAAGAAGAACTGATACACCAGCTCACAGCGGCACCTACGGAATAA
- a CDS encoding Crp/Fnr family transcriptional regulator yields the protein MKKNKQHCDLKSCVLCKHCLGDWLPAIDTNRKSFHVKKGELLFKEGEEVTGMYFIHTGLVKVHKKWGSEKELILRIARDGAIVGHRGLGTDTVYPVSATALQPTDVCFIDLNFFHTTLKVNHDFLYHLMMFFAAELKESEKRMRNLAHMTVKGRIAQALLTFKEKFGTNSEGCIDLYLSKQDLASYTGTTYETLFRIMNEMTEEAAISVDGKKITIHNIDLLHRFIKDE from the coding sequence ATGAAAAAAAACAAGCAGCATTGCGATCTGAAAAGTTGTGTACTCTGTAAACACTGCCTGGGCGACTGGTTACCCGCGATAGATACGAACCGCAAAAGTTTTCACGTAAAAAAAGGAGAGCTCCTGTTCAAAGAAGGAGAAGAAGTTACCGGTATGTATTTTATTCATACAGGCCTCGTGAAAGTGCATAAAAAATGGGGCTCGGAAAAAGAACTGATCCTGCGCATCGCCCGCGACGGCGCCATTGTGGGCCACAGAGGATTGGGCACCGATACCGTATATCCGGTATCCGCTACCGCATTACAACCTACCGATGTCTGTTTCATTGACCTGAATTTCTTCCACACTACTTTAAAAGTAAACCACGATTTTCTTTACCACCTGATGATGTTCTTCGCTGCGGAATTGAAAGAATCGGAAAAGCGCATGCGAAACCTCGCACACATGACCGTAAAAGGAAGGATCGCCCAGGCCCTGCTCACTTTCAAAGAAAAATTCGGCACGAACAGCGAGGGATGTATTGACCTTTACCTCAGTAAACAGGACCTGGCGTCTTACACCGGCACTACCTACGAGACATTGTTCCGTATCATGAATGAAATGACGGAGGAGGCAGCTATTTCAGTGGATGGGAAAAAGATCACCATCCACAACATAGATCTGCTGCACCGTTTCATCAAAGACGAATAA
- a CDS encoding OPT family oligopeptide transporter, with the protein MSQSSKTFKPFVSPETNMKELTVKSILVGSLFGVIFGAATVYLALKAGLTVTASIPIAVIAITLGRRFLKTTILENNIIQTTGSAGESIAGGVAFTLPGFLFLSSPTSAEYFNYLTILVLAIVGGLLGTLLMIPLRRALIVNEHDTLPYPEGTACGDVLKAGEKGGDFAKTAFWGLGVALLYAFLQKILHVIAETPYYATKQINKFFPSARVSGEITPEYIGIGYIIGPRIAGVLVAGSVLSWMVFIPLLSTLVPGDVIALQLAKLGYLADITKPGGKGGWDPVTHHFSDYASAIYYAYVRQIGAGAVAAGGIITLIKTIPTIVKSVKGSLSSLKAGNEEGAATAVLRTERDLSLKVVGLGSLGLIAVITLLPQVPGDNLLQKLFIGILVLLFGALFVTVASRIVGLIGTSNSPISGMTIATVMGTSLIFLSVGWTGKAFEPLVLVVGGMICIAAANAGGTSQDLKSGYLVGATPRNQQIALFIGAIVSSVIIGITVKFLDKPSTEMLQQGVHHAIGSEKFPAPQATLMATLIKGILSQNLDWQYVMVGIFLAVTVELCGLKALSFAIGVYLPLSTTLPIFVGGAIRGIIEAKQKKANKQLSAEEEELSKGSLFATGLVAGGAVAGVLIAFIAGSDKGERFLNAVSMEDSISHALSQDGYFLVGALFFALMGIILYRVAMKKAV; encoded by the coding sequence ATGTCTCAATCTTCCAAGACCTTTAAGCCCTTCGTTTCTCCCGAAACGAATATGAAAGAATTGACCGTTAAGTCCATACTGGTGGGTAGTTTGTTCGGCGTTATTTTTGGCGCCGCCACCGTGTACCTGGCTTTGAAAGCGGGCCTCACCGTAACTGCATCCATCCCCATTGCTGTTATTGCCATTACATTGGGGCGAAGATTCCTCAAGACCACCATCCTGGAAAACAATATCATCCAGACTACCGGTTCTGCGGGTGAAAGTATTGCAGGCGGGGTGGCTTTTACACTGCCGGGCTTTCTTTTTCTTTCATCGCCTACCAGCGCTGAGTACTTCAATTATTTAACCATATTGGTATTGGCTATTGTAGGCGGACTGTTAGGCACTTTGTTAATGATACCCTTGCGAAGGGCCCTGATCGTTAATGAGCATGATACCCTTCCTTATCCCGAAGGAACTGCTTGTGGTGATGTGTTGAAGGCCGGTGAGAAAGGCGGTGATTTTGCCAAGACGGCTTTCTGGGGGTTGGGGGTGGCATTGCTGTATGCGTTCTTACAAAAAATACTGCACGTGATTGCAGAGACGCCTTATTATGCAACCAAACAGATCAATAAATTCTTCCCTTCGGCAAGGGTAAGCGGCGAGATCACACCTGAATATATTGGCATTGGTTACATCATTGGGCCGCGTATTGCCGGTGTGTTGGTGGCGGGCAGTGTGTTGAGCTGGATGGTGTTCATTCCTTTGTTGTCTACATTGGTTCCGGGGGATGTGATTGCATTGCAACTGGCCAAGCTGGGTTACCTGGCAGATATCACCAAGCCGGGTGGTAAAGGCGGGTGGGATCCGGTTACGCATCATTTCAGTGATTATGCATCTGCCATTTATTATGCTTATGTAAGGCAGATCGGTGCGGGCGCAGTAGCAGCAGGGGGTATCATCACCCTTATCAAAACCATTCCTACGATTGTAAAATCGGTGAAAGGAAGCCTGTCTTCTTTGAAGGCTGGCAATGAAGAAGGTGCTGCAACTGCTGTGTTACGCACAGAAAGAGATTTGAGCCTGAAGGTAGTAGGATTGGGCAGTCTTGGCCTGATCGCTGTTATTACTTTATTACCACAAGTGCCCGGCGATAACCTGCTCCAGAAATTATTCATTGGTATACTGGTATTGTTGTTCGGCGCTTTGTTTGTAACGGTAGCTTCACGCATTGTAGGATTGATCGGTACATCGAACAGCCCCATCAGTGGCATGACCATCGCCACAGTGATGGGCACCAGTCTTATCTTTCTCAGTGTGGGTTGGACTGGTAAAGCGTTTGAGCCATTGGTGCTGGTAGTTGGAGGGATGATCTGTATTGCCGCAGCCAATGCCGGAGGTACTTCGCAAGACCTCAAGAGCGGTTACCTGGTAGGCGCCACACCGCGTAACCAACAGATCGCTTTGTTCATTGGCGCTATTGTATCTTCTGTTATTATTGGTATAACGGTTAAGTTCCTGGATAAACCTTCAACAGAAATGTTACAGCAAGGGGTGCATCATGCGATCGGTTCAGAGAAGTTCCCGGCGCCGCAAGCTACATTGATGGCTACATTGATCAAAGGGATATTGTCGCAGAACCTCGACTGGCAATATGTAATGGTGGGTATATTCCTGGCTGTTACAGTAGAACTCTGCGGTTTGAAAGCATTGAGTTTTGCTATTGGTGTTTACCTGCCGCTTTCTACCACGCTGCCCATTTTCGTGGGAGGCGCTATCAGGGGAATTATAGAAGCAAAACAGAAGAAAGCAAACAAGCAGTTGAGCGCTGAAGAAGAGGAGTTGAGTAAAGGAAGTCTGTTTGCAACGGGATTGGTAGCGGGTGGCGCTGTTGCCGGTGTGTTGATTGCTTTTATTGCCGGAAGTGATAAAGGAGAACGATTCCTGAATGCAGTGAGCATGGAAGACAGTATCAGTCATGCGTTATCACAGGATGGTTATTTCCTGGTGGGCGCTTTGTTCTTCGCATTGATGGGCATCATACTGTACCGGGTGGCAATGAAAAAGGCGGTATAG
- a CDS encoding MFS transporter: MPEIPNEQKKAKMPKSVPFIIGNEAAERFSFYAIRAIMPTFLVAQFFNPAHNPAMQSIAEARSNELSHLFVFFAYFMPLVGGIAADWFFGKYKVILYVSILYAIGNLLLSLSTHDLSLFSTGLIVIAIAAGGIKSCVSANVGDQFDKSNQELMSKVYGWFYFSINSGSVLSTLLIPIIYKKYGPELAFGIPGILMCLATLIFWLGRHRYIKVPPTGVKKENFMGISLYALKKAFSNRQGKTVWELVAQKYSPEAIDGVQAVYRILAVFAFTPIFWALWDQNLSEWVLQATKLDLHIFGYEFLPEQIQTFNPLFLISLIPVFTYGLFPLIEKTGIKVTPLRKIGAGLFLTILSFIIIAFLQEKIDQGSRPTVWWQILAYFILAGAEVLVSITCLEYAYTQSPKSMKSTMTALYLLGISLGNIFTSLVNNSIANNGFFARYTGASYFWLFISILSGFFVLYLLVAKRLPEKSYVE; encoded by the coding sequence ATGCCCGAGATACCAAACGAGCAAAAAAAAGCTAAAATGCCCAAATCGGTGCCATTTATTATCGGAAATGAAGCCGCCGAACGTTTCAGCTTTTATGCCATACGAGCCATCATGCCCACTTTCCTGGTAGCGCAATTCTTCAACCCGGCCCATAACCCGGCCATGCAGAGCATAGCCGAAGCCCGTTCCAACGAGCTATCACACCTCTTTGTCTTCTTTGCTTATTTTATGCCGCTGGTGGGTGGTATTGCTGCCGACTGGTTCTTCGGCAAATACAAGGTTATCCTCTATGTCTCTATATTATATGCCATTGGTAACCTGTTACTGTCGCTGTCTACACACGATCTCAGCCTGTTCAGCACCGGCCTCATCGTGATAGCCATTGCGGCGGGAGGTATCAAGTCCTGCGTATCGGCCAATGTGGGCGACCAGTTCGACAAATCGAACCAGGAACTGATGTCGAAAGTCTATGGCTGGTTCTATTTCAGCATTAATTCGGGTTCTGTACTGTCGACCCTGCTGATACCCATCATCTATAAGAAATACGGACCGGAACTCGCTTTCGGCATACCGGGCATACTCATGTGTCTGGCTACACTGATCTTTTGGTTGGGCCGGCATAGATATATAAAAGTGCCGCCAACAGGTGTAAAAAAAGAAAATTTCATGGGAATATCCCTCTATGCCCTGAAAAAGGCTTTTTCCAACCGCCAGGGGAAAACAGTTTGGGAATTGGTAGCCCAAAAATATTCTCCAGAGGCCATCGATGGCGTGCAGGCTGTGTACCGCATCCTGGCTGTATTTGCATTTACTCCCATTTTCTGGGCCCTGTGGGACCAAAACCTTTCCGAATGGGTATTGCAGGCTACCAAACTGGACCTGCATATTTTCGGTTATGAGTTCCTGCCGGAGCAGATTCAAACATTCAATCCCCTGTTTCTGATCAGCCTGATACCGGTGTTCACTTATGGATTGTTCCCACTCATTGAAAAAACAGGCATCAAGGTTACGCCGCTGCGTAAGATCGGTGCGGGGTTGTTCCTAACCATCCTGTCCTTTATCATCATTGCTTTTTTACAGGAAAAGATCGATCAGGGTAGCAGGCCCACTGTGTGGTGGCAGATACTGGCTTATTTCATCCTGGCCGGCGCCGAAGTACTGGTATCTATCACCTGCCTGGAATATGCCTATACCCAATCACCCAAATCCATGAAGAGCACCATGACGGCCCTTTACCTGCTGGGGATTTCGCTGGGCAATATTTTCACCAGTCTTGTCAACAACAGCATTGCCAATAACGGGTTCTTTGCACGCTATACAGGTGCCAGTTATTTTTGGCTGTTCATCAGCATATTGTCGGGCTTTTTTGTGCTTTACCTGCTGGTGGCCAAACGCCTGCCGGAAAAAAGTTATGTGGAATGA
- the purD gene encoding phosphoribosylamine--glycine ligase: MNILLLGSGGREHALAWKMSQSHHCDQLFIAPGNAGTTQYGTNLPIGVTDFAAIKEACITHHINMLVVGPEEPLVKGIYDFFQADEQLQKITVVAPSAAAAQLEGSKAFSKKFMQRHQIPTAAYAEFTADNFEEGKKYIAAHSLPVVLKADGLAAGKGVVIAETLEQAQEVFASMILDKQFGEASSKVVIESFLQGIEVSVFVLTDGIDYQLIGHAKDYKRIGEGDTGLNTGGMGCVSPVPFMDEVFMQKVASRIIRPTVAGLKKEGLIYHGFIFFGLMNCNGEPYVIEYNCRMGDPETEVVMPRLQTDLVALFAAMDNGTLIDANIAFDERSCCTVMAVSGGYPGDYQKNIRIEGLAHAGDNKTTIVFHAGTRQLGADVVTNGGRVLAVSAFGNNITEAVNLSKKTLAGISFDGMYYRKDIGYEFA; encoded by the coding sequence ATGAATATACTCTTACTTGGCTCGGGCGGAAGAGAACATGCGCTGGCCTGGAAAATGAGCCAGAGTCATCATTGCGACCAATTATTCATTGCTCCCGGCAACGCAGGAACAACTCAATACGGTACCAATCTACCCATCGGTGTAACAGATTTTGCAGCTATTAAAGAAGCCTGTATTACACATCACATCAATATGTTGGTAGTAGGACCTGAAGAGCCGCTGGTAAAAGGTATTTACGATTTTTTTCAGGCCGATGAGCAGTTGCAGAAGATTACCGTCGTAGCCCCTTCGGCGGCGGCGGCCCAGTTGGAAGGCAGCAAGGCTTTCAGCAAAAAATTCATGCAGCGCCATCAGATTCCCACTGCGGCTTATGCCGAGTTCACTGCCGATAATTTTGAAGAAGGAAAAAAATACATCGCCGCGCACAGTCTGCCCGTGGTATTGAAAGCAGACGGACTCGCCGCAGGCAAAGGGGTAGTCATTGCCGAAACCCTTGAGCAGGCACAGGAAGTATTTGCCTCCATGATCCTGGACAAACAATTTGGCGAAGCCAGCAGCAAAGTGGTGATCGAATCATTCCTGCAGGGTATTGAAGTGAGTGTATTTGTACTCACAGATGGTATCGACTATCAACTCATCGGCCATGCCAAAGATTACAAGCGCATCGGTGAAGGGGATACCGGGCTCAACACAGGTGGCATGGGCTGTGTAAGCCCCGTACCTTTTATGGATGAGGTCTTTATGCAAAAAGTAGCGTCACGCATCATACGTCCAACAGTAGCCGGATTGAAAAAAGAAGGGTTGATTTATCATGGTTTCATTTTCTTCGGACTGATGAACTGCAATGGCGAACCCTATGTGATCGAATACAATTGCCGCATGGGCGACCCCGAAACAGAAGTAGTGATGCCGAGGTTACAGACAGACCTGGTGGCACTTTTTGCAGCGATGGATAATGGCACGTTAATTGATGCTAATATCGCTTTCGACGAGAGGAGCTGCTGCACAGTAATGGCAGTCAGCGGAGGGTACCCTGGCGATTATCAAAAGAATATCAGGATCGAGGGACTGGCCCATGCCGGCGACAACAAAACCACCATCGTATTTCACGCAGGAACCCGACAATTGGGTGCCGATGTGGTGACAAATGGCGGACGAGTATTAGCGGTTTCGGCATTCGGCAACAACATTACCGAGGCAGTGAACCTGTCGAAAAAAACACTGGCTGGAATCAGTTTTGACGGCATGTACTACCGGAAGGATATCGGATACGAATTTGCCTGA